A genomic segment from Microcella flavibacter encodes:
- a CDS encoding hybrid sensor histidine kinase/response regulator: MTAALTGSAEDADAAFALLFSRHPEPHCLIGVDGRIRAINDAAVALIGGDAEAVGMPFDSWLLAEDRALVQERLDGALAGAVQLFRMPPVLDAVKSLEREVTYVPLLDEHGAVHAVLCCTTDLLSASSRERDREEGAALLAIAGRLGRFGGWALPAGSTRLSLSPESRRMLELPESGTVPLEEAIRVHAAHERERVLASLAALFERAEPFRIEIDAVTAAGHPLTLSVLGEPVIDDRGVVVSARGALWDVTEAAEARARSSALERRLDDTLNAFGDGLAFLDAEARISYVNQRAASMMGMPPDRLIGMSLWELFPEARGSRVEAAFHRAIEAGERTQARERSDRLGIWLDCTLHPTRGGLVLYARDATEDERMRRAAEAAQRRVAEQAALLDASRDAVIVRSLDGIVQYCNAAAAQLYGWDPADAVGRSIHELVEDRSAEFDAAMEATLTTGYWADELHESTRDGRSIIVDSRWQLLQDDAGAPTGVLSLGTDVTRWRQDEQERIRARRLESLGTLAGGIAHDLNNVLTPILMAVQLLGQGEQEDARRELLATMETAARRGADMVAQVLAFARGVDGRRERIRLAPLLAELGASARELLPDSVALEIAAVEPDLAVLGDSTQLLQVLTNLVTNARDAMPGGGTLSVRAHVQHDRDAPADAGPFDHVGARIAIDVDDEGSGMPEEVVEKIFEPFFTTKPLGRGTGLGLATSLSIVRSHGGSMRVSSEPGRGTRVRIVLPLAEEATGEAPPAEPVDETAPLGRGELVLVVDDDASIRLAAVQTLRAHGYRALAAADGREAIALVENGDEAIDIVLTDMMMPVMDGAATTAYLEEHHPALPVVASSGLISRSGGEQVPGMGVAAFLPKPYSTASLLTVLRAALDGARRAGAAAERPAEVGGAPSISPAAQTGAS; this comes from the coding sequence ATGACCGCCGCCCTGACGGGATCGGCGGAGGACGCGGACGCCGCGTTCGCCCTGCTCTTCTCGCGCCATCCCGAACCGCACTGCCTCATCGGCGTCGACGGGCGCATCCGGGCGATCAACGACGCGGCGGTGGCGCTCATCGGCGGGGATGCCGAGGCGGTGGGGATGCCCTTCGACTCCTGGCTGCTCGCCGAGGACCGGGCCCTCGTGCAGGAGCGGCTCGACGGGGCGCTGGCCGGTGCCGTCCAGCTGTTCCGCATGCCGCCCGTCCTCGACGCGGTCAAGTCGCTCGAGCGGGAGGTCACCTACGTGCCGCTGCTCGATGAGCACGGCGCCGTCCACGCCGTGCTCTGCTGCACCACCGACCTGCTGTCGGCGTCGAGCCGCGAGCGCGACCGGGAGGAGGGGGCCGCCCTGCTCGCGATCGCCGGTCGGCTCGGGAGGTTCGGCGGGTGGGCCCTGCCGGCGGGATCGACCCGGCTGAGCCTCTCGCCAGAGTCGCGCCGCATGCTCGAGCTGCCGGAATCGGGCACGGTGCCGCTCGAGGAGGCCATCCGGGTGCACGCGGCGCACGAGCGGGAGCGCGTGCTCGCGAGCCTCGCCGCGCTGTTCGAGCGGGCCGAGCCCTTCCGCATCGAGATCGACGCGGTCACCGCCGCCGGGCATCCCCTCACGCTGAGCGTGCTCGGCGAGCCGGTGATCGACGACCGCGGGGTCGTCGTGAGCGCGCGCGGCGCGCTGTGGGACGTCACCGAGGCCGCCGAGGCGCGTGCCCGCAGCTCCGCCCTCGAGCGCCGGCTCGACGACACCCTCAACGCCTTCGGCGACGGCCTCGCCTTCCTCGACGCCGAGGCCCGCATCAGCTACGTGAACCAGCGGGCCGCGTCGATGATGGGGATGCCCCCGGACCGCCTGATCGGGATGTCGCTGTGGGAGCTCTTCCCCGAGGCGCGCGGCAGCCGGGTCGAGGCGGCGTTCCATCGCGCGATCGAGGCGGGCGAGCGCACCCAGGCCCGCGAGCGCTCCGACCGGCTCGGCATCTGGCTCGACTGCACGCTGCACCCCACCCGCGGCGGGCTCGTGCTGTACGCGCGCGACGCCACGGAGGACGAGCGGATGCGCCGCGCCGCCGAGGCGGCCCAGCGCCGCGTCGCCGAGCAGGCCGCCCTGCTCGACGCCTCGCGAGACGCCGTGATCGTGCGCTCGCTCGACGGCATCGTGCAGTACTGCAACGCCGCCGCGGCGCAGCTCTACGGGTGGGATCCCGCGGACGCGGTCGGCCGCAGCATCCACGAGCTCGTGGAGGACCGGTCGGCGGAGTTCGACGCCGCGATGGAGGCCACCCTGACGACCGGGTACTGGGCCGACGAGCTGCACGAGAGCACGCGCGACGGGCGCTCGATCATCGTGGACAGCCGGTGGCAGCTGCTGCAGGACGACGCCGGCGCGCCGACCGGGGTGCTCTCGCTCGGCACCGACGTCACGCGCTGGCGTCAGGACGAGCAGGAGCGCATCCGCGCCCGCCGGCTCGAGAGCCTGGGCACCCTCGCCGGCGGCATCGCGCACGACCTCAACAACGTGCTCACCCCCATCCTCATGGCGGTGCAGCTGCTGGGTCAGGGCGAGCAGGAGGACGCGCGGCGGGAGCTGCTCGCGACCATGGAGACCGCGGCCCGCCGCGGCGCCGACATGGTCGCGCAGGTGCTCGCCTTCGCCCGCGGCGTCGACGGCCGCCGGGAGCGCATCCGGCTCGCCCCGCTGCTGGCCGAGCTCGGGGCGAGCGCCCGCGAGCTGCTGCCCGACTCGGTGGCGCTCGAGATCGCGGCGGTCGAGCCCGATCTCGCCGTGCTCGGCGACAGCACCCAGCTGCTGCAGGTGCTCACGAACCTGGTCACGAACGCGCGGGACGCGATGCCCGGCGGCGGCACGCTCTCCGTGCGGGCGCACGTGCAGCACGATCGGGATGCCCCCGCCGACGCCGGGCCGTTCGACCACGTCGGCGCGCGCATCGCCATCGACGTCGACGACGAGGGCTCGGGCATGCCCGAGGAGGTCGTCGAGAAGATCTTCGAGCCCTTCTTCACCACGAAGCCGCTCGGGCGCGGCACCGGGCTCGGTCTGGCCACCTCGCTCTCGATCGTGCGCAGCCACGGCGGATCGATGCGGGTCTCGAGCGAGCCGGGGCGGGGCACGAGGGTCCGCATCGTGCTGCCCCTCGCCGAGGAGGCCACTGGCGAGGCGCCGCCCGCGGAGCCGGTGGACGAGACGGCGCCGCTCGGGAGGGGCGAGCTCGTGCTCGTCGTCGATGACGATGCGAGCATCCGGCTGGCGGCGGTGCAGACGCTGCGGGCCCACGGCTACCGCGCGCTCGCGGCGGCCGACGGCCGCGAGGCGATCGCGCTCGTCGAGAACGGCGATGAAGCGATCGACATCGTCCTCACCGACATGATGATGCCCGTCATGGACGGCGCCGCCACCACGGCCTATCTCGAGGAGCACCACCCCGCGCTGCCCGTCGTGGCCTCGAGCGGGCTCATCTCGCGCTCCGGGGGCGAGCAGGTGCCCGGCATGGGCGTCGCGGCGTTCCTGCCGAAGCCGTACTCGACGGCGTCGCTGCTGACCGTGCTGCGCGCCGCGCTCGACGGCGCGCGCCGGGCCGGTGCTGCAGCGGAGCGCCCGGCCGAGGTCGGCGGCGCGCCGTCGATCTCCCCCGCCGCTCAGACGGGGGCGTCATGA
- a CDS encoding response regulator: MADLPGRDAAILVADDDALVRTVLRMALVAEGHEVVEAAGVAQIAALEPGIRLHLAIVDIHMPDGTVHDSLDALAARTPAPRVLLLSGDDRAAPEIASRAAGLARKPIELDELRRRVTALLREGLDPPRTTGASHG; encoded by the coding sequence ATGGCCGACCTGCCGGGTCGCGACGCCGCGATCCTCGTCGCTGATGACGACGCCCTCGTGCGCACCGTGCTGCGCATGGCGCTCGTCGCGGAAGGGCACGAGGTCGTCGAGGCGGCCGGGGTCGCGCAGATCGCGGCGCTCGAGCCGGGCATCCGCCTGCATCTGGCCATCGTCGACATCCACATGCCCGACGGCACCGTCCACGACAGCCTGGACGCCCTCGCCGCGCGCACGCCCGCGCCGCGCGTGCTGCTGCTGAGCGGCGACGACCGCGCCGCGCCCGAGATCGCGTCGCGGGCGGCGGGGCTGGCGCGCAAGCCGATCGAGCTCGACGAGCTGCGCCGTCGCGTGACGGCGCTGCTGCGCGAGGGGCTCGACCCGCCGCGCACGACCGGGGCCTCGCACGGATGA
- the ettA gene encoding energy-dependent translational throttle protein EttA, giving the protein MAEFIYSMVRARKAVGDKLILDDVTMSFLPGAKIGMVGPNGAGKSTIIKIMAGLDTPSNGEARLSPGYTVGILMQEPELDESKTVLENVQDGVRALHDKLARFNEISLAMADPDADFDALLAEMGTLQEEIDAANGWDLDSQLEQAMDALRCPPGDEMITHLSGGEKRRVALCKLLLEKPDLLLLDEPTNHLDAESVLWLEQHLQKYPGAVIAITHDRYFLDHVAEWIAEVDRGRLYPYEGNYSTYLEKKAARLEVQGKKDAKLAKRLAGELEWVRSNAKGRQAKSKARLARYEEMASEAEKTRKLDFEEIVIPVGPRLGAQVIEATKLHKGFGDRVLIDGLSFTLPRNGIVGIIGPNGVGKTTLFKTIVGLEQLDAGTLKIGETVDISYVDQSRGGIDPNKTLWEVVSDGLDYIQVGKTEIPSRAYVSQFGFKGPDQQKKAGVLSGGERNRLNLALTLKQGGNLLLLDEPTNDLDVETLGSLENALLEYPGCAVVITHDRWFLDRIATHILAYEGTDENPSYWHWFEGNFESYEANKIERLGADAAKPHRSTYRKLTRD; this is encoded by the coding sequence ATGGCCGAATTCATCTACTCCATGGTCCGCGCCCGCAAGGCGGTCGGCGACAAGCTGATCCTCGACGACGTCACCATGTCCTTCCTCCCGGGCGCCAAGATCGGCATGGTCGGCCCGAACGGCGCCGGCAAGTCGACGATCATCAAGATCATGGCCGGGCTCGACACCCCCTCGAACGGCGAGGCGCGGCTGAGCCCCGGCTACACCGTCGGCATCCTCATGCAGGAGCCCGAGCTCGACGAGTCGAAGACGGTGCTGGAGAACGTGCAGGACGGCGTGCGCGCGCTGCACGACAAGCTCGCCCGCTTCAACGAGATCTCGCTCGCGATGGCCGACCCCGATGCCGACTTCGACGCGCTGCTCGCCGAGATGGGCACGCTGCAGGAGGAGATCGACGCCGCGAACGGCTGGGACCTCGACTCGCAGCTGGAGCAGGCGATGGATGCTCTGCGCTGCCCGCCCGGCGACGAGATGATCACCCACCTCTCGGGCGGCGAGAAGCGCCGCGTCGCGCTCTGCAAGCTCCTGCTCGAGAAGCCGGATCTGCTCCTGCTCGACGAGCCCACCAACCACCTCGACGCCGAGAGCGTGCTCTGGCTCGAGCAGCACCTGCAGAAGTACCCCGGCGCCGTCATCGCCATCACGCACGACCGGTACTTCCTCGACCACGTGGCCGAGTGGATCGCCGAGGTCGATCGCGGCCGCCTCTACCCCTACGAGGGCAACTACTCGACCTACCTCGAGAAGAAGGCCGCCCGTCTGGAGGTGCAGGGCAAGAAGGACGCGAAGCTCGCCAAGCGCCTCGCCGGCGAGCTGGAGTGGGTGCGCAGCAACGCGAAGGGCCGCCAGGCCAAGTCGAAGGCGCGCCTCGCCCGCTACGAGGAGATGGCGTCGGAGGCGGAGAAGACGCGCAAGCTCGACTTCGAGGAGATCGTGATCCCCGTCGGCCCGCGCCTCGGCGCGCAGGTCATCGAGGCGACGAAGCTGCACAAGGGCTTCGGCGACCGCGTGCTCATCGACGGGCTGAGCTTCACCCTGCCGCGCAACGGAATCGTCGGCATCATCGGCCCGAACGGCGTCGGCAAGACCACGTTGTTCAAGACGATCGTGGGCCTCGAGCAGCTCGACGCCGGCACGCTGAAGATCGGCGAGACGGTCGATATCTCGTACGTCGACCAGAGCCGCGGCGGCATCGACCCGAACAAGACCCTGTGGGAGGTCGTGAGCGACGGCCTCGACTACATCCAGGTCGGCAAGACCGAGATCCCCTCGCGGGCCTACGTCTCGCAGTTCGGCTTCAAGGGCCCCGACCAGCAGAAGAAGGCCGGGGTGCTCTCGGGCGGTGAGCGCAACCGTCTGAACCTCGCCCTCACCCTCAAGCAGGGCGGCAACCTGCTGCTTCTCGACGAGCCGACGAACGACCTCGACGTCGAGACCCTCGGCAGCCTCGAGAACGCGCTGCTCGAGTACCCGGGCTGCGCCGTGGTCATCACGCACGACCGGTGGTTCCTCGACCGCATCGCGACGCACATCCTCGCCTACGAGGGCACCGACGAGAACCCGAGCTACTGGCACTGGTTCGAGGGCAACTTCGAGTCGTACGAGGCGAACAAGATCGAGCGCCTCGGTGCCGACGCGGCGAAGCCCCACCGCTCGACGTACCGCAAGCTGACGCGCGACTAG
- a CDS encoding acyl-CoA thioesterase, producing the protein MTRVHVPVALRWSDLDAYGHVNNARMLTLLEEARIEVFWPGRSALAEPLPELHMDDGTLSLIARQEVEYLAPVPHLREPLDVQLWLGSIGGASLEVCYEVHGPIGAEERVLYARAATTIVMVDAASGRPRRISARERALWLPFHEPPLEFRRR; encoded by the coding sequence ATGACGCGCGTGCACGTGCCCGTCGCCCTGCGCTGGAGCGACCTCGACGCCTACGGGCACGTCAACAACGCGCGCATGCTGACGCTGCTCGAGGAGGCGCGCATCGAGGTGTTCTGGCCGGGGCGCAGCGCCCTCGCCGAGCCGCTGCCCGAGCTGCACATGGACGACGGCACGCTGAGCCTCATCGCCCGGCAGGAGGTCGAGTACCTCGCGCCCGTGCCGCATCTGCGCGAGCCGCTCGACGTGCAGCTGTGGCTCGGCAGCATCGGCGGCGCGAGCCTCGAGGTCTGCTACGAGGTGCACGGGCCGATCGGGGCCGAGGAGCGCGTGCTGTACGCGCGCGCCGCGACGACGATCGTGATGGTGGATGCCGCATCCGGCCGTCCCCGCCGCATCAGCGCGCGCGAGCGCGCGCTGTGGCTACCCTTCCACGAGCCGCCGCTCGAATTCCGCCGCCGTTGA
- a CDS encoding cytosine permease — translation MTATITIGVAAFAFILLGRLFFDLLGAVNAFVGAIVVTTTPWMVIMAIGFIVRRGAFDRRDLQVFNRGETGGRYWFSAGVNWRGMVAWIASAALGLSFAYYPPVIVGWFSGVAGGADISLLVAIGSAAVLYLGALFLFPEPQHVFPPEGPRLVPEKAAAMTPVVADPTSSAAKAHARRG, via the coding sequence GTGACGGCGACGATCACGATCGGCGTCGCGGCCTTCGCCTTCATCCTGCTCGGGCGGCTCTTCTTCGACCTGCTCGGCGCGGTCAACGCCTTCGTGGGCGCGATCGTCGTCACCACGACGCCGTGGATGGTCATCATGGCGATCGGCTTCATCGTGCGCCGCGGGGCCTTCGACCGCCGCGACCTGCAGGTCTTCAACCGCGGCGAGACCGGCGGACGCTACTGGTTCAGCGCGGGCGTCAACTGGCGCGGCATGGTGGCCTGGATCGCCTCGGCGGCGCTCGGCCTCAGCTTCGCCTACTACCCGCCGGTCATCGTCGGATGGTTCTCGGGCGTCGCCGGCGGCGCCGACATCAGCCTGCTCGTGGCGATCGGCTCGGCAGCCGTGCTGTACCTCGGCGCGCTGTTCCTGTTCCCCGAGCCCCAGCACGTCTTCCCGCCGGAGGGCCCGCGCCTCGTGCCCGAGAAGGCGGCGGCGATGACGCCCGTGGTCGCCGATCCGACGTCGAGCGCCGCGAAGGCGCACGCGCGGCGCGGCTGA
- a CDS encoding acyl-CoA thioesterase, which yields MLQALSLADTGARTTEDVFTAPSQWMPQGRVFGGQVMAQSVLAATRTVEGERAIHSMHGYFLRPGDVTEPITFSVDRIHDGRSFSTRRTQAYQKGVPILSMIASFQDDDPGLDHQATMPSGIPQPEDLPSAAEVLAPIDHPVARFWAHERPFDLRHAPDPIYFRSGEERTAHQAVWFRSLDALPDDPALHRAALAYASDYSILEPILRRHGKSWITPGLKMASLDHAMWWHRPARVDDWLCYVQESPNAIGGRGLSLGRIFTRDGMLVASVAQEGMVRVPLDD from the coding sequence ATGCTGCAGGCCCTCTCCCTCGCCGACACCGGCGCCCGCACCACCGAGGACGTCTTCACGGCCCCCAGCCAGTGGATGCCCCAGGGCCGCGTCTTCGGCGGGCAGGTGATGGCGCAGTCGGTGCTCGCCGCGACCCGCACGGTCGAGGGCGAGCGCGCGATCCACTCGATGCACGGCTACTTCCTGCGCCCGGGCGACGTCACCGAGCCGATCACCTTCTCGGTCGACCGCATCCACGACGGCCGCTCCTTCTCCACCCGGCGCACGCAGGCGTACCAGAAGGGCGTGCCCATCCTGTCGATGATCGCCTCGTTCCAGGACGACGACCCCGGGCTCGACCACCAGGCCACGATGCCCTCGGGCATCCCCCAGCCCGAGGACCTGCCGAGCGCCGCCGAGGTGCTCGCGCCCATCGACCACCCCGTGGCCCGCTTCTGGGCGCACGAGCGGCCGTTCGACCTGCGGCACGCGCCCGATCCGATCTACTTCCGCAGCGGCGAGGAGCGCACGGCCCACCAGGCGGTCTGGTTCCGGTCGCTGGATGCCCTGCCCGACGATCCGGCGCTGCACCGGGCCGCGCTCGCCTACGCGAGCGACTACTCGATCCTCGAGCCGATCCTGCGCCGCCACGGCAAGAGCTGGATCACGCCGGGGCTCAAGATGGCGAGCCTCGACCACGCCATGTGGTGGCACCGCCCCGCCCGCGTCGACGACTGGCTCTGCTACGTGCAGGAGTCGCCCAACGCCATCGGCGGGCGCGGACTCTCGCTCGGCCGCATCTTCACCCGCGACGGGATGCTCGTCGCGAGCGTCGCGCAGGAGGGCATGGTGCGCGTCCCGCTCGACGACTAG
- the pdhA gene encoding pyruvate dehydrogenase (acetyl-transferring) E1 component subunit alpha, with the protein MLDSTAEGLPGDELVQLLDPAGTRMEHPLYESYVADATGERLLSLYEDMVVVRRLDVEATALQRQGELGLWPPLLGQEAAQVGSARALREDDFVFPSYRENGVAYCRGVEPRDLLRVWRGTSQSGWDPYSVNMATPAIVIGAQTLHAVGYAVGCRRDGVDTAAVAYFGDGATTQGDVNEAMVFAASFAAPVVFFCQNNHWAISEPVGLQAQRPIAERAPGFGIPSVRVDGNDVLAVLAVTRRALERAHRGDGPTFIEAVTYRMGPHTTSDDPSRYVDPRQRAEWAGRDPIARVEAHLRAEGVLTEQAAARVAARADEVAAAFRAGCTSLPQPAPLSIFDHVYAEPNSALDRQRSQQAAYLRSIGEVAE; encoded by the coding sequence ATGCTCGACAGCACCGCCGAGGGGCTTCCCGGCGACGAGCTGGTGCAACTGCTGGATCCCGCGGGGACGCGGATGGAGCATCCCCTCTACGAGTCCTACGTCGCGGACGCGACGGGTGAGCGGCTCCTCTCCCTCTACGAGGACATGGTCGTCGTGCGGCGCCTCGACGTCGAGGCCACCGCGCTGCAGCGGCAGGGCGAGCTCGGCCTCTGGCCGCCGCTGCTCGGGCAGGAGGCCGCGCAGGTCGGCTCGGCCCGGGCGCTGCGCGAGGACGACTTCGTGTTCCCGAGCTACCGCGAGAACGGCGTCGCCTACTGCCGCGGCGTCGAGCCCCGCGACCTGCTGCGGGTGTGGCGCGGCACGTCGCAGTCGGGCTGGGACCCGTACTCGGTGAACATGGCCACGCCCGCGATCGTCATCGGCGCGCAGACCCTGCACGCCGTCGGCTACGCGGTCGGATGCCGCCGCGACGGCGTCGACACCGCGGCGGTCGCCTACTTCGGCGACGGGGCGACGACCCAGGGCGATGTCAACGAGGCGATGGTCTTCGCGGCCTCCTTCGCCGCGCCCGTGGTCTTCTTCTGCCAGAACAACCACTGGGCGATCTCCGAGCCCGTCGGGCTGCAGGCGCAGCGCCCCATCGCCGAGCGCGCACCGGGCTTCGGCATCCCGAGCGTGCGCGTCGACGGCAACGACGTGCTCGCCGTGCTCGCCGTCACGCGCCGGGCGCTCGAGCGCGCCCACCGCGGCGACGGCCCGACCTTCATCGAGGCGGTCACCTACCGCATGGGCCCGCACACGACGAGCGACGATCCCAGCCGCTACGTCGATCCGCGGCAGCGCGCGGAGTGGGCGGGCAGGGATCCGATCGCCCGCGTCGAGGCGCACCTGCGCGCCGAGGGCGTGCTCACCGAGCAGGCGGCCGCGCGCGTGGCGGCCCGCGCCGACGAGGTCGCGGCGGCGTTCCGGGCGGGATGCACGTCCCTGCCGCAGCCCGCCCCGCTCTCGATCTTCGACCACGTGTACGCCGAGCCGAACTCGGCGCTCGACCGCCAGCGCTCGCAGCAGGCCGCGTACCTGCGGAGCATCGGGGAGGTGGCCGAATGA
- a CDS encoding alpha-ketoacid dehydrogenase subunit beta gives MTQLTLAKALGSGLRRALADDDRVVLMGEDIGALGGVFRVTDGLQRDFGPDRVMDMPLAESGIIGMAVGLAFRGFRPVCEIQFDGFIYPAFDQIVAQVAKLHYRTGGAVRMPLTIRVPYGGGIGAVEHHSESPEAYFAHTAGLRVVTCSTPQDAHTMLRQAIACDDPVVFFEPKRRYWTKGEVDETVLDEPGRAELMDRARVVVEGTDVTIVAYGPLVATAIDAAVAASDEGLSIEVVDLRSLAPLDLDTIEASVRRTGRLVITHEAQQSGGLGAEIAASITDRCFLHLEAAPARVTGFDTPYPSARAEEHFLPDLDRILDAVDRVLGRANALTGWSPR, from the coding sequence ATGACGCAGCTCACCCTCGCCAAGGCCCTCGGCTCGGGGCTGCGCCGGGCGCTCGCCGACGACGACCGCGTCGTGCTCATGGGCGAGGACATCGGCGCCCTCGGCGGCGTGTTCCGCGTCACCGACGGGCTGCAGCGCGACTTCGGCCCCGATCGCGTCATGGACATGCCGCTCGCGGAATCCGGCATCATCGGCATGGCGGTGGGGCTCGCGTTCCGCGGGTTCCGGCCGGTATGCGAGATCCAGTTCGACGGCTTCATCTACCCGGCCTTCGACCAGATCGTCGCGCAGGTCGCCAAGCTGCACTACCGCACGGGCGGCGCGGTGCGCATGCCGCTCACCATCCGGGTGCCCTACGGCGGCGGCATCGGCGCGGTCGAGCACCACTCCGAATCGCCCGAGGCGTACTTCGCGCACACCGCGGGGCTGCGCGTGGTGACCTGCTCGACGCCGCAGGACGCCCACACCATGCTGCGGCAGGCGATCGCCTGCGACGACCCCGTGGTGTTCTTCGAGCCCAAGCGCCGGTACTGGACGAAGGGCGAGGTCGACGAGACCGTGCTCGACGAGCCCGGCCGCGCCGAGCTGATGGACCGGGCGCGCGTCGTCGTCGAGGGCACCGATGTCACGATCGTCGCGTACGGGCCGCTCGTCGCCACGGCCATCGACGCCGCGGTCGCCGCGAGCGACGAGGGCCTCTCGATCGAGGTCGTCGACCTGCGCTCGCTCGCGCCCCTCGACCTCGACACGATCGAGGCGAGCGTGCGCAGGACGGGGCGGCTCGTCATCACCCACGAGGCCCAGCAGTCGGGCGGGCTCGGCGCGGAGATCGCGGCGAGCATCACCGACCGCTGCTTCCTGCACCTCGAGGCCGCGCCCGCGCGGGTGACGGGCTTCGACACCCCCTACCCGAGCGCTCGCGCCGAGGAGCACTTCCTGCCCGACCTCGACCGCATCCTCGATGCCGTCGACCGCGTGCTCGGCCGCGCGAACGCCCTCACCGGATGGAGCCCGCGATGA
- a CDS encoding dihydrolipoamide acetyltransferase family protein, with the protein MTVKQFALPDLGEGLTESEVVEWHVAVGDRVTLNQTIADVETAKAVVQLPSPWAGIVTALHAGEGETVAVGAPLLSIEVPVAVSPGDEDGVAVGAPTPEAAAAPPAGQVDAVAASPAEQADPAAAVAAVASASASASAEAPVGAAARTAVLVGYGPAVETGRRPARRARTLPEAPSRPTRSRDDAACPPGRGAALATPPVRKLAHDLGVDLGALAGSGEGGAVTRADVTAAAERASAEHPATASTSEDARTPIRGVRRATAQAMVASAFTAPHVTEFLTVDVTATTELVARLRAAGHDASVLAVVAKALCLAVRRTPDVNSRWDEEAGEIVHFGRVGLGIAVATPRGLVVPCIPGAEALTVPQLAGAIRELAATAREGRTTPQAMRGGTITITNIGSLGVDGGTPILVPGEAAILATGAVRRQPWEFEGGIALREVMTLSLSFDHRLVDGEQGARFLTDVAGVLRDPASVLALV; encoded by the coding sequence ATGACCGTCAAGCAGTTCGCCCTGCCCGACCTGGGGGAGGGGCTCACCGAGTCGGAGGTCGTCGAGTGGCACGTCGCCGTCGGCGACCGGGTCACCCTCAACCAGACGATCGCCGACGTCGAGACCGCCAAGGCGGTCGTGCAGCTGCCCTCGCCCTGGGCCGGCATCGTCACCGCGCTGCACGCCGGCGAGGGCGAGACGGTCGCCGTCGGCGCGCCGCTGCTCTCGATCGAGGTGCCGGTGGCGGTCTCGCCGGGCGACGAGGACGGCGTCGCCGTCGGGGCGCCGACGCCGGAGGCCGCGGCGGCGCCGCCGGCCGGGCAGGTCGACGCGGTCGCCGCATCGCCTGCGGAGCAGGCCGACCCCGCTGCCGCTGTCGCTGCCGTGGCCTCGGCCTCGGCCTCGGCCTCGGCGGAGGCGCCCGTCGGCGCCGCCGCCCGCACGGCCGTGCTCGTCGGCTACGGGCCGGCGGTCGAGACGGGCCGTCGTCCGGCCCGTCGGGCGCGCACGCTGCCCGAGGCGCCGAGCCGCCCGACCCGGTCGCGCGACGACGCCGCGTGCCCGCCCGGCCGCGGCGCCGCGCTCGCGACGCCGCCCGTGCGCAAGCTCGCGCACGACCTCGGGGTCGACCTCGGGGCGCTCGCGGGCTCGGGGGAGGGCGGCGCGGTCACGCGCGCCGACGTCACCGCGGCGGCCGAACGGGCCTCGGCGGAGCATCCCGCCACCGCGTCGACGAGCGAGGACGCGCGGACCCCGATCCGCGGCGTGCGCCGGGCGACGGCCCAGGCCATGGTCGCGAGCGCGTTCACCGCGCCGCACGTCACCGAGTTCCTCACCGTCGACGTCACGGCGACGACCGAGCTCGTCGCGCGGCTGCGCGCGGCCGGGCACGACGCGAGCGTGCTCGCCGTCGTCGCCAAGGCCCTGTGCCTTGCCGTGCGCCGCACGCCCGACGTCAACAGCCGATGGGACGAGGAGGCGGGCGAGATCGTGCACTTCGGCCGCGTCGGCCTCGGCATCGCGGTCGCGACCCCGCGCGGGCTCGTCGTCCCCTGCATCCCCGGGGCGGAGGCGCTCACCGTGCCGCAGCTCGCCGGCGCGATCCGCGAGCTCGCGGCGACCGCGCGGGAGGGGCGCACGACGCCGCAGGCGATGCGGGGCGGCACGATCACGATCACCAACATCGGCTCCCTCGGCGTCGATGGCGGCACGCCCATCCTCGTGCCCGGCGAGGCGGCGATCCTCGCGACGGGGGCCGTGCGCCGGCAGCCGTGGGAGTTCGAGGGCGGCATCGCGCTGCGCGAGGTCATGACGCTCAGCCTGTCGTTCGATCATCGTCTCGTCGACGGCGAGCAGGGGGCGCGGTTCCTCACCGACGTCGCGGGGGTGCTGCGCGATCCGGCGAGCGTGCTCGCGCTCGTCTGA